Proteins from a single region of Apium graveolens cultivar Ventura chromosome 7, ASM990537v1, whole genome shotgun sequence:
- the LOC141674151 gene encoding putative serine/threonine-protein kinase PIX13: protein MAPILLADDIFFSTLKASAAKGYLAPEYTTIGRFIDKNDVYAYGMIILQILSGKHIISQSIRQGAELGRLEDFMDVNLEGKYVELEVIKMGKLALLCTHESPNQRPDIEIVL, encoded by the coding sequence ATGGCTCCCATACTGCTTGCAGATGATATCTTCTTTTCCACACTAAAAGCTAGTGCTGCAAAGGGATATCTGGCCCCCGAGTACACAACCATTGGCCGATTTATAGACAAGAATGATGTATATGCATATGGCATGATTATACTTCAGATTCTCTCTGGAAAACATATTATAAGCCAGTCAATTCGTCAAGGTGCAGAGTTGGGCAGACTAGAAGATTTTATGGATGTAAACCTTGAGGGAAAGTATGTAGAACTTGAGGTAATTAAGATGGGAAAACTTGCTTTGCTATGCACTCACGAGTCTCCCAACCAGAGGCCAGACATCGAAATAGTATTGTAG